From a region of the Castor canadensis chromosome 7, mCasCan1.hap1v2, whole genome shotgun sequence genome:
- the Calhm3 gene encoding calcium homeostasis modulator protein 3 isoform X2 — translation MDRFRMFFQHFQSSSESVMNGICLLLAAVTVKLYSSFDFNCPCLARYNALYGLGLLLTPPLALFLCGLLLNRQSVVMVEEWRRPVGRRKKDLGIIRYMCSSVLQRAMAAPLVWILLALLDGKCFVCAFSNSVDPEKFLDFANMTPSQASGWSITLLLIVVAFLARCLRPCFDQTVFLRRRYWSNYVDLEQKLFDETCCEHARDFAHRCVLHFFASMQGELRARGLRRDPLEGSLETPEPLGPPEDQDYGSRKAHLRAVCSREQVDHLLSTWYSSKPPLDLAASPGLGRTGLSHRAHMVTPGTRLSQHTDV, via the exons ATGGACAGATTTCGCATGTTCTTCCAGCACTTCCAGTCCAGCTCGGAGTCAGTGATGAACGGCATCTGCCTGCTGCTGGCCGCGGTCACTGTCAAGCTGTACTCCTCCTTCGACTTCAACTGCCCCTGCCTGGCGCGCTACAACGCGCTCTACGGCCTGGGCCTGCTGCTCACGCCCCCGCTCGCCCTCTTCCTCTGCGGCCTCCTCCTCAACCGGCAGTCCGTGGTGATGGTGGAGGAGTGGCGTCGGCCCGTGGGGCGCCGGAAGAAGGACCTGGGCATCATCAG GTACATGTGCTCCTCTGTGCTGCAGAGAGCAATGGCTGCACCCCTGGTCTGGATCCTGCTGGCCCTCCTTGATGGGAAGTGCTTTGTGTGTGCGTTCAGCAACTCTGTGGACCCCGAGAAGTTTCTGGACTTTGCCAACATGACCCCCAGCCAG GCCAGCGGCTGGAGTATCACCCTGCTGCTGATCGTGGTGGCCTTTCTGGCCCGCTGCCTGAGGCCCTGCTTCGACCAGACAGTCTTCCTGCGGCGCAGATACTGGAGCAACTATGTGGACCTGGAGCAGAAGCTCTTCGACGAGACGTGCTGTGAGCATGCGCGGGACTTCGCGCACCGCTGCGTGCTGCACTTCTTCGCCAGCATGCAGGGCGAGCTGCGGGCTCGGGGGCTGCGTCGGGACCCGCTGGAGGGGAGCCTGGAGACCCCGGAGCCCCTGGGGCCCCCAGAAGACCAGGACTACGGAAGCAGGAAGGCCCACTTGCGCGCAGTGTGCAGCCGAGAGCAGGTGGATCACCTCCTGAGCACCTGGTACTCCAGCAAGCCTCCTCTTGACCTTGCAGCATCTCCTGGGCTCGGGAGGACTGGCCTCAGCCACCGTGCCCACATGGTGACTCCTGGCACCAGGCTGTCCCAGCACACCGATGTGTAG
- the Calhm3 gene encoding calcium homeostasis modulator protein 3 isoform X1: MDRFRMFFQHFQSSSESVMNGICLLLAAVTVKLYSSFDFNCPCLARYNALYGLGLLLTPPLALFLCGLLLNRQSVVMVEEWRRPVGRRKKDLGIIRYMCSSVLQRAMAAPLVWILLALLDGKCFVCAFSNSVDPEKFLDFANMTPSQVQLFLAKVPCKEDELVRDSPARKAVSRYLRCLSQASGWSITLLLIVVAFLARCLRPCFDQTVFLRRRYWSNYVDLEQKLFDETCCEHARDFAHRCVLHFFASMQGELRARGLRRDPLEGSLETPEPLGPPEDQDYGSRKAHLRAVCSREQVDHLLSTWYSSKPPLDLAASPGLGRTGLSHRAHMVTPGTRLSQHTDV; this comes from the exons ATGGACAGATTTCGCATGTTCTTCCAGCACTTCCAGTCCAGCTCGGAGTCAGTGATGAACGGCATCTGCCTGCTGCTGGCCGCGGTCACTGTCAAGCTGTACTCCTCCTTCGACTTCAACTGCCCCTGCCTGGCGCGCTACAACGCGCTCTACGGCCTGGGCCTGCTGCTCACGCCCCCGCTCGCCCTCTTCCTCTGCGGCCTCCTCCTCAACCGGCAGTCCGTGGTGATGGTGGAGGAGTGGCGTCGGCCCGTGGGGCGCCGGAAGAAGGACCTGGGCATCATCAG GTACATGTGCTCCTCTGTGCTGCAGAGAGCAATGGCTGCACCCCTGGTCTGGATCCTGCTGGCCCTCCTTGATGGGAAGTGCTTTGTGTGTGCGTTCAGCAACTCTGTGGACCCCGAGAAGTTTCTGGACTTTGCCAACATGACCCCCAGCCAGGTACAGCTCTTTCTGGCCAAGGTGCCCTGCAAGGAGGATGAGCTGGTCAGGGATAGCCCTGCCCGAAAAGCCGTGTCTCGCTACCTGCGGTGCCTGTCACAG GCCAGCGGCTGGAGTATCACCCTGCTGCTGATCGTGGTGGCCTTTCTGGCCCGCTGCCTGAGGCCCTGCTTCGACCAGACAGTCTTCCTGCGGCGCAGATACTGGAGCAACTATGTGGACCTGGAGCAGAAGCTCTTCGACGAGACGTGCTGTGAGCATGCGCGGGACTTCGCGCACCGCTGCGTGCTGCACTTCTTCGCCAGCATGCAGGGCGAGCTGCGGGCTCGGGGGCTGCGTCGGGACCCGCTGGAGGGGAGCCTGGAGACCCCGGAGCCCCTGGGGCCCCCAGAAGACCAGGACTACGGAAGCAGGAAGGCCCACTTGCGCGCAGTGTGCAGCCGAGAGCAGGTGGATCACCTCCTGAGCACCTGGTACTCCAGCAAGCCTCCTCTTGACCTTGCAGCATCTCCTGGGCTCGGGAGGACTGGCCTCAGCCACCGTGCCCACATGGTGACTCCTGGCACCAGGCTGTCCCAGCACACCGATGTGTAG